One window of Silurus meridionalis isolate SWU-2019-XX chromosome 9, ASM1480568v1, whole genome shotgun sequence genomic DNA carries:
- the lingo3a gene encoding leucine-rich repeat and immunoglobulin-like domain-containing nogo receptor-interacting protein 3a, with protein MAVYPDLGLLVLLLLQITAPVCHSQGCPQVCNCVHQRKSVNCQNKYLNSFPNGIPTDTRFLDLSRNKLRWVEHSDLEAYKHLEDLDLSENLISVLEPNAFSSLLKLRVLRLRANHLKLVPMGAFSHLANLTVLDLSGNKLVILVDFTFQDLQRLQKLEVGDNDLVYISNKAFLGLTGLRELTIERCNLTSISGQALSYLRGLVSLRLRYLNIASFEEQTFHKLGGLRGLEIDHWPFLEYISPYSFQGLNLSWLFITNTNITTVPTGALRNLVHLGSLNLSHNPISVLESWALRDLVNLKDLHLVGTQLMCVQPYGLGGLQQIRLLNLSNNRLVTLEEGSFQSVNTLEMLRVDGNPLFCDCRLLWVLQRRKTLNFDGKYPVCAGPVEVQGKALGAFSDSALLEHFTCQRPKIRNRKLQQLSAREGQAASFFCQADGEPTPTIFWISPQRRRITTRSTGRLIVLPEGTLKIHFVQVTDSGTYICIASNAGGNDTYFATLTVSGVALDAGLLVNRTYSGDLNDTNLNDTHVFLKFTLDLKTILISTAMGCITFLGVVIFCFLLLFVWSRGRGQHKNNFSVEYSFRKVDGPAASGGQGGARKFNMKMI; from the coding sequence ATGGCTGTGTATCCTGACTTGGGCTTGTTGGTTCTTCTACTGCTACAGATCACAGCTCCTGTATGCCATAGCCAAGGTTGTCCACAAGTCTGTAACTGTGTACACCAGAGAAAGTCTGTGAATTGTCAGAACAAGTACCTGAATTCTTTTCCCAATGGAATTCCAACTGACACAAGGTTCCTAGACCTGAGTAGAAATAAGTTGCGTTGGGTGGAGCACAGTGACTTGGAAGCCTACAAACATTTGGAGGACTTAGATCTCAGTGAGAATCTCATCAGTGTGCTTGAGCCCAATGCTTTTTCCAGCTTACTTAAGCTTCGTGTGTTACGCCTGCGTGCCAACCATTTGAAACTGGTACCAATGGGTGCCTTCTCACATCTTGCCAATCTCACAGTTTTGGATTTGAGTGGAAATAAATTAGTTATATTAGTGGATTTTACTTTCCAAGATCTGCAGAGGCTCCAAAAATTGGAGGTGGGTGACAACGATTTGGTATATATATCGAACAAGGCATTCCTGGGCTTGACTGGTCTAAGGGAACTTACGATTGAAAGGTGCAACCTGACCTCTATCTCAGGACAGGCTCTTTCATATCTCCGTGGTTTGGTGTCCCTACGACTACGCTACCTCAATATTGCCTCATTCGAAGAACAGACCTTTCATAAGCTGGGTGGCCTGCGGGGTCTAGAGATTGACCACTGGCCATTTTTAGAGTACATTTCTCCTTACAGTTTCCAAGGCCTCAATTTATCATGGCTTTTCATTACAAACACTAACATTACCACAGTTCCAACTGGTGCATTGCGCAACCTTGTCCATTTAGGCAGTCTGAATCTCTCGCACAACCCCATTTCTGTTCTTGAGTCTTGGGCATTGCGTGATTTGGTCAATTTAAAGGACTTGCACCTTGTGGGAACCCAGTTGATGTGCGTGCAACCTTATGGCCTTGGAGGTCTGCAGCAAATACGTTTACTCAACCTGTCCAACAACAGGCTAGTAACACTAGAAGAAGGATCTTTTCAATCTGTGAACACTCTGGAAATGCTTCGGGTTGATGGCAACCCTCTGTTCTGCGACTGTCGACTGCTATGGGTCTTGCAGCGTCGCAAGACGCTTAACTTTGACGGCAAGTACCCAGTTTGTGCTGGACCTGTTGAGGTGCAAGGTAAAGCCTTGGGTGCCTTTTCAGACTCGGCGCTTCTTGAACACTTTACATGCCAACGACCAAAAATACGCAACCGAAAGCTACAGCAGCTCTCCGCACGTGAGGGGCAAGCTGCATCATTTTTTTGCCAAGCAGACGGAGAACCGACTCCAACCATTTTCTGGATTTCACCTCAGCGACGTCGCATCACTACAAGAAGCACTGGTCGTCTCATAGTGTTACCAGAGGGCACGTTAAAAATTCACTTCGTTCAAGTAACAGATAGTGGAACGTATATATGTATTGCAAGCAATGCAGGTGGCAATGACACTTACTTTGCCACATTGACTGTGAGTGGGGTTGCCTTGGATGCAGGTCTTTTGGTGAATCGCACCTATTCTGGTGACCTCAATGACACTAATCTGAATGACACGCATGTCTTCCTGAAGTTCACCTTAGACCTCAAGACAATTTTGATCTCTACAGCAATGGGCTGTATAACTTTTCTGGGAGTAGTCATCTTCTGCTTCTTGCTTCTCTTTGTCTGGAGTCGTGGACGTGGGCAGCACAAAAACAATTTTTCAGTGGAGTATTCCTTTAGAAAGGTGGACGGCCCAGCAGCCAGCGGGGGCCAAGGCGGTGCTCGAAAATTCAATATGAAAATGATATAA